CTGCTGACGCAGGCAAAGCATTTCCAACAAACCTTGTGGAAACACAAGTTCGAATGGGACAATATTCTTCCAGCATCCCTCCAGGAGCAGTGGCAGAAAATCACACAAAACATCAACGGGTTTGCCCGTACCTTTCCACGACGATTTTTCACACAACCTCAAGACAAGGACACTTGCATCGCAGTGTTCGCTGACGCCAGTGACATCGCCATGTCCACATGTGCGTACCTATTCGATGGAAAGCACTCCGCGCTGGTAATGGCTAAATGCAAATTGCCATCGATAAAAACGACCACTACAATGCCAAAGATGGAGATGAACGCATTAACAATGGCAGCTCGATTGACATGGTCAGTATACCAAGCCATGAAGGAGCCCTGGCCAAATATGTCCGCTTCTCCACCACAAATTGTCATCCTTTCGGATTCCCAAATTGCATTGAGCTGGCTAACAACGTCAGAGGAAAAGGCCAGTCCAGGTGTCCTTATTTCCAACCGAATAAAGGAAATACGCAAGATCACCGCGGCCCTAAACGACGAAGGTCTTACAGTACGTTTCGCATATGTAAACACAAAAGACAATCCTGCTGATGCGGGAACACGGGGGCTGAACCAGGAACAGTTACAGGACCATCCCTGGTGGACGGGGCCAGATTTTTTACGGACACCTATCAACCACTGGCCCACGATTTTTTATCCATATGACTGGCAGGGTACTCACGAAACGGAAGAATTGCAGCCTCCCACTGAAGCAGGTACAGTCTCGATCACAATGAACTCAGCATCAACGAGACTTCTGCAAGAATCCTGCAATGACCTGATCGACGCCAAACGCTTCAGCTCCTTCAAGAAAGCAAAGAGAGTGACAGCATGGGCGCTGTTGTTTATTAAAAAACTGATGCGCTCACTACCACAACAGTCAGTGGACAggatattccagaaaataccAGAGCTACGGACCATACAGGACACAACAATACTTTTGGGGCAGCACATCAAAGCGGCACGGATTGCGCTACTCCGAAACCATCAATCTTCATTTCTATCACATTACCATAAAAAACTGCGGAATGACACTTTGCGTCTATATCAAGACAAGGACCTTCTATGGCGATCACAAGGACGCCTCCAGAACTCGACATTAGGAGCAGATGCGAAATCACCCATTTTCGTGGCTCCGAATACACCTCTGTCACAACTCCTCATCAAGGACGCTCATGGCGATTACCATCAAGGTGTGGAACATACAATCGCCACAATTAGACAAACGTACTGGATACCAAAAATACGGCAACAAGTACGAAAACTAGTGAGCAAATGCGTACAATGCAGACGACTAAATGCCCTTCCTTACCCATATCCAGACATGACTGATTTACCACAACAAAGGGTTATGCGCAGCCGTCCGTTCCAGCATATCGGGCTCGATTTCTTCGACTTACCCTCCACACACCTGGAAGCCGGTAAAACTCACGGCTATGGTTGCATTTTCACCTGCATGGTTACCCGTTTGATTCATCTGGAAATGGTAGACAGCATGAGCACGGAAGATTTCATCAACGCCTTACGAAGATTTGTGGCTAGAAGAGGTGTTCCTGACTCTATCACATGTGATAATGCCCCGTCTTTTCTGCTCGGAGCCAGCATTTTAGCAGGTTCACCTCAAGGGGAAACCCTCAGCTCAAGTATACATAACGCCACATCAAATCAAGAGATTCAGTGGAACCACATCACTCCCTACGCACCATGGCAGGGCGGTTTTTATGAGCGCCTCATCAAATCCGTCAAACACGCTTTATATAAGTCACTACGAGGCACAAATCACCGTTCCGGAGACCATTTACGAACGATCTTGACGGAAATTGAAGCTTGTCTCAACTCAAGGCCGCTCACTTACCAAGGTGATGGACAGGAAGACTTTTCTTCCATTCGACCAATCGACTTCCTCCAAAAGGATTTGACACTAACCCTACCAACCACACACCTCACAGATCCCATGACAAACGATCCCGACTACCATACCCCAGACGAGATTCGAGCCCTCCAAACTCGTCAAGAGGTCATTGCTTCCTTACAATCATCATGCGGTGCCACGGAACGATTTTGGACTATTTGGCAAAAACATTACCTGACCTGCCTACGGGAAACGCACAGAAGGACAATCTCAAGTAAACGACAGGGACGAGAGACTCCTACCATAGGGGACGTGGTTTTAGTAAGCGATCCAGTAATTCCACGTAATGAGTGGAAGCTAGCACGAATTACCGATACTCGAGCAGGACGGGATGGGGAAATTAGAGAAGTCGAGCTTCTCACGCCAGCGCGCAGAAAAATACGACGACCTCCAAACCTTCTCATCCCTCTGGAAATACAGCCTGCTACAACTCCGTCCCACACCACACCAGGAGATCACGCAGTATCAGACGGGACAGACGAACAAATACCCACTTCTCATCCTTACAACCTGCGTCCGCGACGCGCAGTACATTACGCTGATGAGCAAGTGGTTACGACAACTCAAACTGCAACAGTCAGACGTTTCCCACCAAAATGGTTCCTATTCTACATCATGATCATCACATTGTTCACAACTTCGTCTACTTTTGCCAACAGGGATATAAGCATGACGTGTAGCAACGAAGGTGTGCTCGTTCATACATCTCGGAACGATCCGTTTGAAATCTGCGCGGACCACCATTGTCAAATGATCACCCCAGTGACAAACCCCTTCCTTGTCAAATTTCCACCAGAGGTAACACTTCATGACTACCTAGTGTCACTTAAATGGAATACCGGAGATCAACTGGCAACCATGGAGACAATGTGCCATCGCCTCAATTTCTGTCAACAACTCGATTGTTGGATATGCTCAACGGTCGTCTTCAACCCCGAGTGTTGGCCAATGGGTGCAATAGTCATCACAGCACTCCTCTTATACGTTATAGTAGCCATACTATATGTACTCCTGTATGTTCCCATGACTATGGGAAAACCGATCCGTATCATTCTCATCGTGCTGAGAAGGATCCTCCTAATTTTGGCATCTGCACTCATAAAGCTCTGCATGACACTATGCCGCAGGATGAGACGACGACGGCCACAATCGCACAGAGACCGTTTGCTAGCAGTTTTGGCAATAACTCTTGCCGTATCCACATATGCGATCCATGCGTGCCAACAAGTAAATGTACTTGAACATCGCTCCACTGTATGTAACAACTACGACGGACACGAAAGTTGCTCGATTTACCTGAACGAGCTTCTCAAAATCAACACTTTCCATCGTGAAGCCTGTCTACGACTCACTCGAAACGCAACCTTGATCGCAAACGTCAAACTTCGTTGGAAAGGCCTCTACCTACACTGTGAACAGGAGTCGAGGATCTTCACACGAGCAGTGGAGCTGCAAAGGATTGACAGCAAACGCTGCCCGCACATGGGCTCGTGTCAAGGTCAAAAATGCGCCGCGATCCACCATTCAAGTCTGATACCGGAACTTgaggaaggaaataaatatcCAGGTCGCACAGGCTGCATGGAATCGTGCGGCGGCCCAGGATGCGACTGTTTCTTCTTAAGTTCCGGTTGTCTGTTCTACCGCGTATACGCGGTGCCGAAGAACAGCAAAGTCTACGAAATATTCCGCTGTACCCGATGGACTGAACAAGTAAAATTGGAGGTGACAATTGAGGACCTCAGCTCCTCTGAAGGAAAAAGGCGATATGTCCTCGCTATAACTCCGAACGTGCCCACGGAAGTACCGTCAATGACAGTTACGATGACGGCGGTAACTCTACCTCCTCTACCCAATCTCTCCAAAGAGTTTGTCACAGATGGACGAGATGTCGCGATCTGGAATAATCCTTTTACACCGGACCTTCTCTGTGCTTCTTGGCGCCACGCTAGAGACATGAACTGCACCCTCAAAGATGATTGCAGATGTCACGCCGCGGAAAACAGTGTCAGCTGTGCATGCCCTACAAAAGATATCCTGGCATATTTCAAGCAGCTCAACTTAGTTCTCCCAGTGAAAACAGCTTCCTGGGAGCTATCGCGACGACTCAATGAGACAGTCAcagcaaaaatttcacaaatggTATCAGCGGACTTTGTTGTTCAGTTCAAGACGGTCATCGAGACTGCGAATCTCCTTGTCACCAACAATGTGTGTAACATCGCCAACAGCGAACTGGAGGGATGCTACTACTGTGCGAAGGGAGCTACAGCCAAGGTCACCTGTAGATCATCAACTAACACGCTCGGAGAAGTCCTGTGTGGTCGCCATGCCTTTGTGGTACCATGCGCTCCCACTTCACCTGAGTCAAATCTCTATTTCCACTTGGATTCCGCACGCCAACTTCTCAATTGCTCGATCAGATGTGGAGAAACCGTGCATTACTTCGTTCTATCGGGTATTCTACGGTACACGAGCAATTTTCATGCTGCAATGACTGACTTTATTCAAGGGAACACTACCGCTTACCATGGTTTCCAGCTCCCAGACTTTCACCACATACTGAACGTCTTCATGGACTGGTACAAAGTACTGTTTGTCAGCATTCTGGCAGTGATTTTTGCCTTATTGGTGTCCTACTTGTGCCTACAATCTCTGGGAATACGCCTCATGACGCTCCTTTTGCGCGGCGCACTTACCCTGGTATGCTACCCGGTACGACTGCTGGCAACCACGCTAGAGAGATTTCGCACACCACGACCAAATCGGGACGCGCATGAAAAATGGCTCTGACCCTACACGCAATGAGAATACCCATCTGTACACGATTAAGAGACaacattcgatttttttctctctctcttttacaCAATAACAaagtataaaacaaaaaaaaaaaggaaggatacCATTTTCCACAGATAACGCGTAGGCTAGTGAATCGCCAATGTTGTGCCTATTTTTTCAGCAAGTTATGGAATTCAACTCGGCTCCTCCATCGCCAAACCCTATCCATTCGGCATCCACTTCATGTCAGCTACGTAGCTTACAGCACGACTATGAAGAGCTGCTACACGCTCTGCCGCAACTCCCCACCCCCCAACAGCTCGTGGACCAGATTGCGCGAACCGTGGAAACGCTTCACAGGACGATGCGCTCCATCCTTCACCTGGATACTCAAATAGAGGCCCTCCGAGCGGATGATAGTTCGTGGCAGACCAGATACTGGAAACACAGCATGGCAGCCGCTTCCGTGGATAAGCTACGCCTCGAGTTGCTTCTGTCGCGAACGACACTCacgttccttttttcctttcctccacTCCTCGTAGCTACACGCGTGATATCGCTGGAGCAATGGAACGCCAAACTAGCCGAGCCGCGCACGGATACTGAAGGTGATACCTTAGCCATGGGACTCAAGGACTTAGAGAACACCATTTCAGAGCAGCTCGGATTCCTTCAACATTACTCCGGACTACTCCGAACGATTGGCGAGAGCATTGCGGAAGACCAGTTTCAAGATCAGCAGATCGAGGACGAGGACAACCGATTCTTCGAAAACCTGATAATACGCAAGCTCGACAACATCACGCACATACTACGAGGATCCCAACTGGAGCATAGCGCGACGCAGACCGAGTCTGCGGAGGACCATCGCGGCGCGGAGGCTGCGGAGACGCAGGATTCGGGCGCGCGGCGGCAGGAAAGCGAAGAGGGACGGGAACAACGCGCTATCGACGACAACGCAGAATTCATGGAAGAACTGCAAGAGGAAATCCGTCCCGACGACGTTTTTGTCGTTGTAGACGAGGTCGTGGGAGCCGAGGTTACCGAGGAGAACGCTTATCACGAGGAGGCGCTGGCACCAAAAGATACGAGCGAGACAAGACGTCTCAACGAGGAGATATTACGTGTTCTCACCGAAAAAAGGGACCTGGAGCGACGGATTCACGAGATGGCGAACGAGAAGACTTGCCCTCGCCGCAGATTTGAAACAGGGCAGATcaggaacgaaaacgaaacgaCGATGCCGTGCGTCTTTTGTGGACTAATCGGCGTGCATTACTCGGACGCTTGTGATGTCTACCCCGACACCCGCCGGAGATGGCGCATAATACGCGAAGCCGCACGTTGCAGGGTGTGTCTCAAAAAACGCTGCACGGGAGGACATAGGTGCGACAAAAGGACAACGAAGTGCCGGTACTGCGCCGATTACGGACATCACCCTTCGCTGTGCTTTCGGCCTcagagaagcgaagaaacCCGACAACAGCTAGAGGAGTTGAAGCGTCGGCTGCGGCAGAGCGTGCAGCGATTAAAACTCTTAAGAAGACAGTTACACCTTCTGCAAGATGTAGAATAATTGCTTCATTtaagatttgtttttgttttgctcgcCGATTGTGTATTTTATTCTGGCAGTGTCTTTTATTTGGGCCGCGGGGAGTATCGCGGATCATCGCGATTGCTCGCCGCGCGATGGTATGTGAGCAGGACGGGTGCGCAGCTTATCTCCTCTCTCATCTAAAAAACAGTGCTGCGCACCCGCCCTGCAGACCTTCTTAAGCCTCCAGTGAGGCTTCTTTGtttcattgtcttttttttatataataattccatttttgttcttttctctcttgtacattttttggttgatttttatggggtttaattacccaagtttgaggtaatGAATGGTTGATTGCGTTGGGTGGTTGAGTGTCGTTTTCGTAACCGCGTGGCACAAGGCACGAGCTTAACCGCTACTTAGGACGCAAATTCGGCATGTCTAAGGAGCAACTCCTGGGGAGAAATTGGCTGGTTGTGGAGAATTTGCGAAAGTAGCATAGCGTTTTTAGCATAACTAAAACTAAGAAAGCCTTTGAGACAAAGACTAATCCAGACAGTTGACCCATGTGCGATCCTCTTCTTATCGAATATCTTTACAAGATAAGCGGTTTCTGAGGCGGCGATAAAGTCCTTCATAAAACTGTGAACTCCCGGATGACTCGACGCCTTGTCGTGTTCAACCTCAGAATCTCGCGTCGAATAtgttatttttgtgaaaatgggATCACTTGGGTTTTCTTCCAGAGAAACAAGGAACGATTTCTCAAACACAACAGCAGAAAATACCTACAAACCTTGGGTTATCGAGCACTTCTTGGAGTGCGTTCCTCAGTTTGTTGAAGTCACCTAGTTCGGACTTTTCAAGTAGTAGTGCTCCTCCGTGTTTAGCCAGCATATGAGAATTTCGCATTTGATCACCAAATATCGGAACCTTAATCGCACGGAATTATAAAATTACTAAGAAAATAAGTGCGAGATCCTAGTATATGAATATTCATTGGAAAACATACCACTATGGCAGGTTTACCCGTAAATGCTACTTCGTTTGTACTTCCAATCCCACCATGAGTGATAAATGCTGTTAGGCGTTCATCTTCTGCAAACTAAGAGTATACTTAAGTATTATAATCAAAACACAAAGATTCTAACTTAGAAGAGGAATTTGTGGCACCCATTCGCTAAGGAAAACATTAGTATGAGATTCGGTGATCGTAATATTCGTTGGGTCTTCATATTTCCATACAAATGTGGTTTCAGGCATCGAGGCAAACACGTCCAGTAAAGTTTTCCTGAAAACTAATTTTACGTGCGTTTTGCTTACTTGACGGTTGCCTACGATGACAAAATGACCCTACACAACGTAAGAGCAGGATAAACATAAAACATTCTATCCTGCGTCTTTTTTGTATCAGCTATGACGATATTCTCAGGGCTGCTAGAAGAGAAGCGGAAGTCAAATCATTTTGCTACTGTTTTCCGCAGCGACATAAATCCTCAGTTAATTACGTAATTCCTCCTTAAATCCACCTAACTACTACAGATCTTGATCGTCAAATCCTGATTGGTGTActggaaaagataaaatagtGATGGACTGTAACTCACTTGAAATTTTCCGGCATGTAGATCGATTTCGTTACCGATCCGAAGGAAACCAAGACCGTACGTGGGCGAGCGTTCAAAACAGAGTTCCATTCCTTAGATATAGAAAATAACAATTTCTTTATGCTGCTCCATTACATAAGCTTCGTAGGTTTTCTGTATGATAGAAGGGGTTCCTTATATTTCTTGCTCATTTCATGGAAATAGTTCAGTAACCTTTACTTAGGTCCTTAAGGTACACGGTTATTTGGTTTGTTGTTAATTCTTTCCCGTTATTTTA
The Necator americanus strain Aroian chromosome I, whole genome shotgun sequence genome window above contains:
- a CDS encoding hypothetical protein (NECATOR_CHRI.G2928.T1) — protein: MVGPASLRTKKALLTRYCNNLSRVIERIDSAHTAAQASSDDATSPPRIKASLFELDATAKLAADALNAFTAALDEIDELPEEQDKQANDYIDSSLSLIERARLMAIELDAKNIGDREENDERGWTEMMRPKLPPIPIPIFTGKLQEYTNFWTLFESNVDRQPLTNLQKFNYLLTALRGEPRELIKRYPITEANYTHAIQLLRDKYGDESKLIADLQSRLEMTKADNKSIYAQRRLLEQILPIVTQLEELGITLNGSYPTKKLLSKFSYTLQRQVLERCLLQNKKETDWIMRDVLSELDDLITTQEQISEMIDSIPNKCDDRSRDSHNNNRSKKFLMKNATTKPDPNACMFCGSTQHKSADCTRIPSIHQRRTYMQQHRRCLNCGKEGHFVKDCTSKGCRYCTGMKHHHTLCPQRHNLGETTDQTPPRARTNTNTPQNRPPVPNVPRNTKRHVKTAVATAQPVQTTDSSATYPDITDTAQHSPQDTSILQNSTVDALDNKVLLLTGVARVRDEARDDWKEVEILFDTGADQSFISSALAEELNLKCTKEKELTMYTFGSTDPKPTKCRHTTLDLWDNQGQKHPVRLCTTPVLTSKGQTTQLDHADLAFVAQHNIHLSKPTSNSTSIPQILLGCDQLWGLLDAPLPRFKLPSGLLLIPSKLGYLLTGKQHTFHGIEGQQNEVNISMITMVQAFTESEDEMSRWDRYWTMDSAGICEFTGTKNEEKTAVNEQVVMFFNNTIERRPDGYYVRLPYKDNHPPLPDNRQIALKRLQEVIRTLKSSPQLLQDYENTFHTQLEKGIIEQIPNNQPGIGPIVHYIPHQPVVTPHKETTKLRIVFDASSHYKECPSLNDILHQGPLVLPDLYAMLLRFRMLPYVAISDVEKAFLQVHLNEMDRDATRFIWVRDVDLPVTEDNIVTYRFTRVTFGLNVSPFLLAGTVTYHLHHVVENKELAKEIKDNLYVDNLILAARTPEDLAKKVVDSREIFQDMGMNLREFLANDVNLKDFISQEACAKAAVQKVLGIEWNATGDYLSMCCTLPFIGQVTKRIVARQIAAVYDPLGWLVPLLTQAKHFQQTLWKHKFEWDNILPASLQEQWQKITQNINGFARTFPRRFFTQPQDKDTCIAVFADASDIAMSTCAYLFDGKHSALVMAKCKLPSIKTTTTMPKMEMNALTMAARLTWSVYQAMKEPWPNMSASPPQIVILSDSQIALSWLTTSEEKASPGVLISNRIKEIRKITAALNDEGLTVRFAYVNTKDNPADAGTRGLNQEQLQDHPWWTGPDFLRTPINHWPTIFYPYDWQGTHETEELQPPTEAGTVSITMNSASTRLLQESCNDLIDAKRFSSFKKAKRVTAWALLFIKKLMRSLPQQSVDRIFQKIPELRTIQDTTILLGQHIKAARIALLRNHQSSFLSHYHKKLRNDTLRLYQDKDLLWRSQGRLQNSTLGADAKSPIFVAPNTPLSQLLIKDAHGDYHQGVEHTIATIRQTYWIPKIRQQVRKLVSKCVQCRRLNALPYPYPDMTDLPQQRVMRSRPFQHIGLDFFDLPSTHLEAGKTHGYGCIFTCMVTRLIHLEMVDSMSTEDFINALRRFVARRGVPDSITCDNAPSFLLGASILAGSPQGETLSSSIHNATSNQEIQWNHITPYAPWQGGFYERLIKSVKHALYKSLRGTNHRSGDHLRTILTEIEACLNSRPLTYQGDGQEDFSSIRPIDFLQKDLTLTLPTTHLTDPMTNDPDYHTPDEIRALQTRQEVIASLQSSCGATERFWTIWQKHYLTCLRETHRRTISSKRQGRETPTIGDVVLVSDPVIPRNEWKLARITDTRAGRDGEIREVELLTPARRKIRRPPNLLIPLEIQPATTPSHTTPGDHAVSDGTDEQIPTSHPYNLRPRRAVHYADEQVVTTTQTATVRRFPPKWFLFYIMIITLFTTSSTFANRDISMTCSNEGVLVHTSRNDPFEICADHHCQMITPVTNPFLVKFPPEVTLHDYLVSLKWNTGDQLATMETMCHRLNFCQQLDCWICSTVVFNPECWPMGAIVITALLLYVIVAILYVLLYVPMTMGKPIRIILIVLRRILLILASALIKLCMTLCRRMRRRRPQSHRDRLLAVLAITLAVSTYAIHACQQVNVLEHRSTVCNNYDGHESCSIYLNELLKINTFHREACLRLTRNATLIANVKLRWKGLYLHCEQESRIFTRAVELQRIDSKRCPHMGSCQGQKCAAIHHSSLIPELEEGNKYPGRTGCMESCGGPGCDCFFLSSGCLFYRVYAVPKNSKVYEIFRCTRWTEQVKLEVTIEDLSSSEGKRRYVLAITPNVPTEVPSMTVTMTAVTLPPLPNLSKEFVTDGRDVAIWNNPFTPDLLCASWRHARDMNCTLKDDCRCHAAENSVSCACPTKDILAYFKQLNLVLPVKTASWELSRRLNETVTAKISQMVSADFVVQFKTVIETANLLVTNNVCNIANSELEGCYYCAKGATAKVTCRSSTNTLGEVLCGRHAFVVPCAPTSPESNLYFHLDSARQLLNCSIRCGETVHYFVLSGILRYTSNFHAAMTDFIQGNTTAYHGFQLPDFHHILNVFMDWYKVLFVSILAVIFALLVSYLCLQSLGIRLMTLLLRGALTLVCYPQVMEFNSAPPSPNPIHSASTSCQLRSLQHDYEELLHALPQLPTPQQLVDQIARTVETLHRTMRSILHLDTQIEALRADDSSWQTRYWKHSMAAASVDKLRLELLLSRTTLTFLFSFPPLLVATRVISLEQWNAKLAEPRTDTEGDTLAMGLKDLENTISEQLGFLQHYSGLLRTIGESIAEDQFQDQQIEDEDNRFFENLIIRKLDNITHILRGSQLEHSATQTESAEDHRGAEAAETQDSGARRQESEEGREQRAIDDNAEFMEELQEEIRPDDVFVVVDEVVGAEVTEENAYHEEALAPKDTSETRRLNEEILRVLTEKRDLERRIHEMANEKTCPRRRFETGQIRNENETTMPCVFCGLIGVHYSDACDVYPDTRRRWRIIREAARCRVCLKKRCTGGHRCDKRTTKCRYCADYGHHPSLCFRPQRSEETRQQLEELKRRLRQSVQRLKLLRRQLHLLQDVE
- a CDS encoding hypothetical protein (NECATOR_CHRI.G2928.T2); the protein is MVGPASLRTKKALLTRYCNNLSRVIERIDSAHTAAQASSDDATSPPRIKASLFELDATAKLAADALNAFTAALDEIDELPEEQDKQANDYIDSSLSLIERARLMAIELDAKNIGDREENDERGWTEMMRPKLPPIPIPIFTGKLQEYTNFWTLFESNVDRQPLTNLQKFNYLLTALRGEPRELIKRYPITEANYTHAIQLLRDKYGDESKLIADLQSRLEMTKADNKSIYAQRRLLEQILPIVTQLEELGITLNGSYPTKKLLSKFSYTLQRQVLERCLLQNKKETDWIMRDVLSELDDLITTQEQISEMIDSIPNKCDDRSRDSHNNNRSKKFLMKNATTKPDPNACMFCGSTQHKSADCTRIPSIHQRRTYMQQHRRCLNCGKEGHFVKDCTSKGCRYCTGMKHHHTLCPQRHNLGETTDQTPPRARTNTNTPQNRPPVPNVPRNTKRHVKTAVATAQPVQTTDSSATYPDITDTAQHSPQDTSILQNSTVDALDNKVLLLTGVARVRDEARDDWKEVEILFDTGADQSFISSALAEELNLKCTKEKELTMYTFGSTDPKPTKCRHTTLDLWDNQGQKHPVRLCTTPVLTSKGQTTQLDHADLAFVAQHNIHLSKPTSNSTSIPQILLGCDQLWGLLDAPLPRFKLPSGLLLIPSKLGYLLTGKQHTFHGIEGQQNEVNISMITMVQAFTESEDEMSRWDRYWTMDSAGICEFTGTKNEEKTAVNEQVVMFFNNTIERRPDGYYVRLPYKDNHPPLPDNRQIALKRLQEVIRTLKSSPQLLQDYENTFHTQLEKGIIEQIPNNQPGIGPIVHYIPHQPVVTPHKETTKLRIVFDASSHYKECPSLNDILHQGPLVLPDLYAMLLRFRMLPYVAISDVEKAFLQVHLNEMDRDATRFIWVRDVDLPVTEDNIVTYRFTRVTFGLNVSPFLLAGTVTYHLHHVVENKELAKEIKDNLYVDNLILAARTPEDLAKKVVDSREIFQDMGMNLREFLANDVNLKDFISQEACAKAAVQKVLGIEWNATGDYLSMCCTLPFIGQVTKRIVARQIAAVYDPLGWLVPLLTQAKHFQQTLWKHKFEWDNILPASLQEQWQKITQNINGFARTFPRRFFTQPQDKDTCIAVFADASDIAMSTCAYLFDGKHSALVMAKCKLPSIKTTTTMPKMEMNALTMAARLTWSVYQAMKEPWPNMSASPPQIVILSDSQIALSWLTTSEEKASPGVLISNRIKEIRKITAALNDEGLTVRFAYVNTKDNPADAGTRGLNQEQLQDHPWWTGPDFLRTPINHWPTIFYPYDWQGTHETEELQPPTEAGTVSITMNSASTRLLQESCNDLIDAKRFSSFKKAKRVTAWALLFIKKLMRSLPQQSVDRIFQKIPELRTIQDTTILLGQHIKAARIALLRNHQSSFLSHYHKKLRNDTLRLYQDKDLLWRSQGRLQNSTLGADAKSPIFVAPNTPLSQLLIKDAHGDYHQGVEHTIATIRQTYWIPKIRQQVRKLVSKCVQCRRLNALPYPYPDMTDLPQQRVMRSRPFQHIGLDFFDLPSTHLEAGKTHGYGCIFTCMVTRLIHLEMVDSMSTEDFINALRRFVARRGVPDSITCDNAPSFLLGASILAGSPQGETLSSSIHNATSNQEIQWNHITPYAPWQGGFYERLIKSVKHALYKSLRGTNHRSGDHLRTILTEIEACLNSRPLTYQGDGQEDFSSIRPIDFLQKDLTLTLPTTHLTDPMTNDPDYHTPDEIRALQTRQEVIASLQSSCGATERFWTIWQKHYLTCLRETHRRTISSKRQGRETPTIGDVVLVSDPVIPRNEWKLARITDTRAGRDGEIREVELLTPARRKIRRPPNLLIPLEIQPATTPSHTTPGDHAVSDGTDEQIPTSHPYNLRPRRAVHYADEQVVTTTQTATVRRFPPKWFLFYIMIITLFTTSSTFANRDISMTCSNEGVLVHTSRNDPFEICADHHCQMITPVTNPFLVKFPPEVTLHDYLVSLKWNTGDQLATMETMCHRLNFCQQLDCWICSTVVFNPECWPMGAIVITALLLYVIVAILYVLLYVPMTMGKPIRIILIVLRRILLILASALIKLCMTLCRRMRRRRPQSHRDRLLAVLAITLAVSTYAIHACQQVNVLEHRSTVCNNYDGHESCSIYLNELLKINTFHREACLRLTRNATLIANVKLRWKGLYLHCEQESRIFTRAVELQRIDSKRCPHMGSCQGQKCAAIHHSSLIPELEEGNKYPGRTGCMESCGGPGCDCFFLSSGCLFYRVYAVPKNSKVYEIFRCTRWTEQVKLEVTIEDLSSSEGKRRYVLAITPNVPTEVPSMTVTMTAVTLPPLPNLSKEFVTDGRDVAIWNNPFTPDLLCASWRHARDMNCTLKDDCRCHAAENSVSCACPTKDILAYFKQLNLVLPVKTASWELSRRLNETVTAKISQMVSADFVVQFKTVIETANLLVTNNVCNIANSELEGCYYCAKGATAKVTCRSSTNTLGEVLCGRHAFVVPCAPTSPESNLYFHLDSARQLLNCSIRCGETVHYFVLSGILRYTSNFHAAMTDFIQGNTTAYHGFQLPDFHHILNVFMDWYKVLFVSILAVIFALLVSYLCLQSLGIRLMTLLLRGALTLQVMEFNSAPPSPNPIHSASTSCQLRSLQHDYEELLHALPQLPTPQQLVDQIARTVETLHRTMRSILHLDTQIEALRADDSSWQTRYWKHSMAAASVDKLRLELLLSRTTLTFLFSFPPLLVATRVISLEQWNAKLAEPRTDTEEQLGFLQHYSGLLRTIGESIAEDQFQDQQIEDEDNRFFENLIIRKLDNITHILRGSQLEHSATQTESAEDHRGAEAAETQDSGARRQESEEGREQRAIDDNAEFMEELQEEIRPDDVFVVVDEVVGAEVTEENAYHEEALAPKDTSETRRLNEEILRVLTEKRDLERRIHEMANEKTCPRRRFETGQIRNENETTMPCVFCGLIGVHYSDAWCVSKNAAREDIGATKGQRSAGTAPITDITLRCAFGLREAKKPDNS